A stretch of Vigna angularis cultivar LongXiaoDou No.4 chromosome 4, ASM1680809v1, whole genome shotgun sequence DNA encodes these proteins:
- the LOC108330034 gene encoding protein DETOXIFICATION 27 isoform X2: MENICNEEHNPLIKSKSQNGSNSNIHSLLYRSCSEYSNLWKIAAPSILTRLAMFSITVVTQSFAGHLADLDLAAISIACTVLISVTFGFMLGMASALETLCGQAYGAGQHRMLGVYLQRSWVVLSLASILMLPVFVFATPLLKLVGQPVAVAEQAGLVAVWLIPFHLSFPFQFTLQRFLQCQLKTAIVAWVSGAALAIHVLVSWVFVYRMRIGIVGAALSIGFSWWLSVLGMLGYTLFGGCPCSWTGFSAEAFVGLWEFFKLSLASGIMLALENFYYRLLLIVSGYMHNTEIAIDALSVCVTIYGWESMIPLAFLGATGVRVANELGAGNAEGAKFATLVSVVNTVLVGFIFWLVVVFFNKNLALIFTSSSSVIQIVNDLAMLLAFTVLLNCIQPVLSGVAVGSGRQAVVAYINIGSYYLVGIPLGILLGWFLPSSIVVLGSSQTVVVPLT, encoded by the exons ATGGAAAATATTTGTAACGAAGAACACAATCCTCTGATAAAGTCAAAATCGCAAAACGGATCTAACAGTAACATTCATTCTCTCCTCTACCGATCATGTTCCGAATACAGCAACCTATGGAAAATCGCCGCCCCTTCAATCCTCACCCGCCTAGCCATGTTCTCCATCACCGTCGTCACCCAGTCCTTCGCCGGCCACCTCGCTGACCTTGATCTCGCCGCCATTTCGATCGCCTGCACCGTCCTCATCTCCGTCACCTTCGGCTTCATG TTGGGTATGGCCAGTGCACTTGAGACGCTATGCGGCCAGGCCTACGGCGCCGGACAGCATCGGATGTTGGGCGTTTATCTGCAACGCTCGTGGGTTGTTCTGTCTCTTGCCTCGATTCTGATGCTGCCGGTGTTCGTGTTCGCGACGCCGCTGTTGAAGTTGGTGGGGCAGCCCGTCGCGGTGGCGGAGCAGGCGGGGCTGGTGGCGGTCTGGTTGATCCCGTTTCACCTCAGTTTCCCGTTTCAGTTCACATTGCAGCGGTTCCTGCAGTGCCAGTTAAAGACCGCTATCGTTGCTTGGGTTTCAGGGGCGGCTCTTGCGATTCATGTTTTAGTGAGTTGGGTTTTTGTTTATCGGATGAGAATTGGGATCGTTGGGGCTGCACTTTCCATTGGTTTCTCGTGGTGGCTCTCGGTTTTGGGAATGCTCGGGTATACACTCTTTGGTGGGTGCCCGTGTTCGTGGACTGGTTTTTCTGCTGAAGCTTTTGTCGGTCTCTGGGAATTCTTTAAACTCTCTTTGGCTTCTGGCATCATGCTTGC GTTAGAGAATTTCTATTACAGACTGTTGCTCATAGTCTCTGGATATATGCACAACACTGAGATTGCAATTGATGCTCTTTCTGTTTG TGTCACGATATATGGCTGGGAATCCATGATACCGCTTGCATTTTTGGGTGCAACAGG GGTTCGTGTAGCAAACGAGCTTGGCGCAGGCAATGCAGAAGGTGCAAAATTTGCAACTTTGGTTTCTGTGGTAAATACTGTACTGGTGGGATTTATATTTTGGTTGGTAGTTGTGTTCTTCAACAAGAATCTTGCCTTGATCTTTACATCGAGCTCGTCAGTTATCCAAATAGTCAATGATCTGGCAATGTTGTTAGCTTTTACTGTTCTTCTTAATTGCATTCAACCAGTTCTTTCAG GGGTGGCAGTAGGATCTGGTCGTCAAGCAGTGGTGGCATATATAAACATTGGCAGTTACTACTTGGTTGGAATACCTCTGGGGATTCTCCTAGGCTGGTTTCTTCCTTCGAGTATCGTT GTATTGGGTAGCAGTCAAACAGTAGTAGTACCATTGACTTAG
- the LOC108330034 gene encoding protein DETOXIFICATION 27 isoform X1 — translation MENICNEEHNPLIKSKSQNGSNSNIHSLLYRSCSEYSNLWKIAAPSILTRLAMFSITVVTQSFAGHLADLDLAAISIACTVLISVTFGFMLGMASALETLCGQAYGAGQHRMLGVYLQRSWVVLSLASILMLPVFVFATPLLKLVGQPVAVAEQAGLVAVWLIPFHLSFPFQFTLQRFLQCQLKTAIVAWVSGAALAIHVLVSWVFVYRMRIGIVGAALSIGFSWWLSVLGMLGYTLFGGCPCSWTGFSAEAFVGLWEFFKLSLASGIMLALENFYYRLLLIVSGYMHNTEIAIDALSVCVTIYGWESMIPLAFLGATGVRVANELGAGNAEGAKFATLVSVVNTVLVGFIFWLVVVFFNKNLALIFTSSSSVIQIVNDLAMLLAFTVLLNCIQPVLSGVAVGSGRQAVVAYINIGSYYLVGIPLGILLGWFLPSSIVGMWSGMMSGTVVQTLILATITMRYDWEKEVRKAQILIKDEATSNQ, via the exons ATGGAAAATATTTGTAACGAAGAACACAATCCTCTGATAAAGTCAAAATCGCAAAACGGATCTAACAGTAACATTCATTCTCTCCTCTACCGATCATGTTCCGAATACAGCAACCTATGGAAAATCGCCGCCCCTTCAATCCTCACCCGCCTAGCCATGTTCTCCATCACCGTCGTCACCCAGTCCTTCGCCGGCCACCTCGCTGACCTTGATCTCGCCGCCATTTCGATCGCCTGCACCGTCCTCATCTCCGTCACCTTCGGCTTCATG TTGGGTATGGCCAGTGCACTTGAGACGCTATGCGGCCAGGCCTACGGCGCCGGACAGCATCGGATGTTGGGCGTTTATCTGCAACGCTCGTGGGTTGTTCTGTCTCTTGCCTCGATTCTGATGCTGCCGGTGTTCGTGTTCGCGACGCCGCTGTTGAAGTTGGTGGGGCAGCCCGTCGCGGTGGCGGAGCAGGCGGGGCTGGTGGCGGTCTGGTTGATCCCGTTTCACCTCAGTTTCCCGTTTCAGTTCACATTGCAGCGGTTCCTGCAGTGCCAGTTAAAGACCGCTATCGTTGCTTGGGTTTCAGGGGCGGCTCTTGCGATTCATGTTTTAGTGAGTTGGGTTTTTGTTTATCGGATGAGAATTGGGATCGTTGGGGCTGCACTTTCCATTGGTTTCTCGTGGTGGCTCTCGGTTTTGGGAATGCTCGGGTATACACTCTTTGGTGGGTGCCCGTGTTCGTGGACTGGTTTTTCTGCTGAAGCTTTTGTCGGTCTCTGGGAATTCTTTAAACTCTCTTTGGCTTCTGGCATCATGCTTGC GTTAGAGAATTTCTATTACAGACTGTTGCTCATAGTCTCTGGATATATGCACAACACTGAGATTGCAATTGATGCTCTTTCTGTTTG TGTCACGATATATGGCTGGGAATCCATGATACCGCTTGCATTTTTGGGTGCAACAGG GGTTCGTGTAGCAAACGAGCTTGGCGCAGGCAATGCAGAAGGTGCAAAATTTGCAACTTTGGTTTCTGTGGTAAATACTGTACTGGTGGGATTTATATTTTGGTTGGTAGTTGTGTTCTTCAACAAGAATCTTGCCTTGATCTTTACATCGAGCTCGTCAGTTATCCAAATAGTCAATGATCTGGCAATGTTGTTAGCTTTTACTGTTCTTCTTAATTGCATTCAACCAGTTCTTTCAG GGGTGGCAGTAGGATCTGGTCGTCAAGCAGTGGTGGCATATATAAACATTGGCAGTTACTACTTGGTTGGAATACCTCTGGGGATTCTCCTAGGCTGGTTTCTTCCTTCGAGTATCGTT GGAATGTGGAGTGGAATGATGAGTGGAACGGTGGTTCAAACATTGATCTTGGCTACTATTACGATGAGATATGATTGGGAGAAAGAG GTTCGGAAAGCTCAAATTCTCATCAAAGACGAAGCAACATCCAACCAATAA